Proteins encoded in a region of the Chelonoidis abingdonii isolate Lonesome George chromosome 2, CheloAbing_2.0, whole genome shotgun sequence genome:
- the AFG3L2 gene encoding mitochondrial inner membrane m-AAA protease component AFG3L2 isoform X5 codes for MAHRYLLLSRGCCRRRGLPRVLTLQQLLSGRSPSGPGPAQLREQVTARVTTNKSTVLASVIAAYRRFFSQPPKGFEKYFPNGKKTNESKGSAGETKEAKQTNAQRPPGSNSGGGGGGGGGKRGGKKEDTGWWARLQKGDFPWDDKEFRFYFMSSSIFWATVTYFFFFRNSGREITWKDFVNNYLSKGMVDRLEVVNKRFVRVVFTPGKSPIEGQYVWFNIGSVDTFERNLETAQLEFGIEGENRLPVVYSAESDGSFLLSMLPTVLIVGFLLYTLRRGPAGMGRTGRGMGGLFSVRDLFALARKNAPCILFIDEIDAVGRKRGRGNFGGQSEQENTLNQLLVEMDGFNTTTNVVILAGTNRPDILDPALMRPGRFDRQIYIGPPDIKGRASIFKVHLRPLKLESIIDKDNLARKLASLTPGFSGADIANVCNEAALIAARHLSDAINQKHFEQAIERVIGGLEKKTQVLQPEEKKTVAYHEAGHAVAGWFLEHADPLLKVSIIPRGKGLGYAQYLPREQYLYTKEQLLDRMCMTLGGRVSEQIFFRRITTGAQDDLKKVTQSAYAQIVQFGMNEKVGQISFDLPRQGDMVLEKPYSEATARLIDEEVRNLINSAYERTVTLLMEKKPYVEKVALRLLEKEVIDKSDMVELLGPRPFAEKSTYEEFVEGTGSLDEDTSLPEGLKDWNKDREKEKEETTDEQIARQITGGIPF; via the exons CTCCGTGAACAAGTTACCGCTAGAGTGACTACTAACAAAAGTACTGTCTTGGCAAGCGTAATTGCTGCTTACAGAAGATTCTTCTCCCAACCTCCTAAAG GATTTGAGAAGTATTTTCCTAATGGAAAGAAAACTAATGAATCCAAAGGATCAGCTGGAGAAACAAAAG aagcAAAGCAGACTAATGCCCAGCGACCTCCTGGGAGCAAtagtggtggaggaggaggaggtggaggtggaaaaAGAGGTGGCAAGAAAGAAGACACTGGATGGTGGGCCAGATTACAGAAG GGTGACTTTCCATGGGATGACAAAGAGTTCCGGTTTTACTTCATGAGCAGTTCCATTTTCTGGGCTACTGttacatatttctttttcttcaggaactctggtagAGAAATCACTTGGAAGGATTTTGTCAATAATTACCTTTCTAAAGGAATG GTGGACAGACTAGAAGTAGTGAACAAGCGCTTTGTTAGAGTGGTCTTTACTCCAGGAAAGTCTCCAATCGAGGGG CAATATGTCTGGTTTAATATTGGTAGTGTGGACACTTTTGAGCGGAATCTGGAAACTGCACAGCTAGAGTTTGGAATAGAAGGAGAGAACAGATTACCTGTAGTCTACTCAGCAGAAAGTGATGG CTCGTTTCTTCTGAGCATGCTGCCCACAGTCCTTATAGTTGGCTTCTTATTGTACACGTTAAGACGAGGGCCCGCTGGCATGGGTCGAACAGGACGAGGAATGGGTGGACTCTTCAGC GTCCGTGATTTATTTGCTCTGGCCCGTAAAAACGCCCCTTGTATTCTCTTCATTGATGAAATAGATGCAGTAGGAAGGAAGAGAGGACGGGGAAACTTTGGAGGGCAAAGTGAACAAGAAAACACACTCAACCAACTTCTAGTAGAAATGGATG GATTTAACACTACCACAAATGTAGTCATTTTGGCAGGCACCAATAGACCAGATATCTTAGATCCTGCGCTAATGAGACCAGGGCGCTTTGATAGACAGATCTACATTG GACCTCCAGATATAAAGGGAAGAGCATCTATTTTCAAAGTTCACCTCAGGCCCCTGAAACTAGAAAGCATCATAGATAAAGATAACCTGGCAAGAAAACTTGCATCACTAACTCCTGGGTTTTCAG GTGCTGACATTGCTAATGTTTGTAATGAAGCTGCTTTGATCGCTGCAAGACACCTTTCAGATGCCATAAACCAAAAGCACTTTGAGCAAGCAATTGAACGAGTAATAGGAG GTTTGGAAAAGAAAACACAGGTACTGCAACCAGAGGAGAAAAAGACAGTAGCATATCATGAGGCAGGCCATGCAGTAGCAGGATGGTTTCTGGAACATGCTGACCCACTCTTAAag GTATCTATTATCCCACGTGGCAAAGGATTGGGTTATGCCCAGTATttacccagagaacaataccttTACACCAAAGAGCAGTTACTTGATAGAATGTGCATGACACTGGGAGGACGTGTGTCAgaacaaatctttttcagaagaATTACAACAGGAGCCCAAGATGACTTGAAGAAGGTGACTCAGAGTGCATATGCTCAG ATTGTTCAGTTTGGCATGAATGAAAAGGTAGGGCAGATTTCCTTTGATCTCCCGCGTCAAGGGGACATGGTATTGGAGAAACCTTACAGTGAGGCAACTGCAAGACTGATTGATGAAGAAGTGCGAAATCTTATTAACAGTGCCTATGAAAGGACAGTAACTCTCTTGATGGAGAAGAAACCATATGTGGAGAAG GTTGCTTTACGACTGTTGGAGAAGGAGGTAATAGATAAAAGTGATATGGTTGAACTACTTGGCCCAAGACCATTTGCAGAAAAATCTACTTACGAAGAATTTGTTGAAGGCACAGGCAGTCTAGATGAAGATACTTCACTCCCAGAAGGCCTTAAAGATTGGAACAAAGATCGtgaaaaagagaaggaagagaccACAGATGAACAGATTGCCAGGCAGATAACAGGAGGGATACCATTTTAG